One Acidimicrobiia bacterium DNA segment encodes these proteins:
- a CDS encoding acyl-CoA dehydrogenase family protein encodes MNFAFSDEQEQLRDAVRKFLDAKSPEAEVRRLMETTEGYDPAVWAQMAQELGLQSLHLPEAHGGQGFSFVELGIVLEEMGRVLLCAPYFSTVCLAANAVMNAGTDAQQGELLPGIAAGDTIATLAFTEPNGKWDASGITMEAKGSGDSWTLAGSKMFVIDGHTANTIIVVARQAGTTGADGIGFFVVDADAKGLTRTPLATMDQTRKQARLDFDGVAAAPLGEPGAGWTALSKTLDQAAVCLANEMVGGAQRVLDMSVEYAKVRVQFGRPIGSFQAIKHKCADMLLEVESGKSAAYYAAWAAAEDNEELPVVASLAKAYCSDAYFHAAAENIQIHGGIGFTWEHPAHLYFKRAKSSEILLGDATYHRELLAQRIGI; translated from the coding sequence GTTCCTGGACGCCAAGAGCCCCGAGGCCGAGGTCCGGCGGCTCATGGAGACCACCGAGGGCTACGACCCGGCCGTCTGGGCCCAGATGGCCCAGGAGCTCGGGCTCCAGAGCCTGCACCTCCCCGAGGCTCACGGCGGCCAGGGGTTCTCGTTCGTGGAGCTCGGCATCGTGCTCGAGGAGATGGGCCGGGTGCTGCTCTGCGCCCCGTACTTCTCGACCGTCTGCCTGGCCGCGAACGCGGTCATGAACGCTGGGACCGACGCCCAGCAGGGGGAGCTGCTGCCGGGCATCGCCGCGGGCGACACCATCGCGACCCTGGCGTTCACCGAGCCGAACGGGAAGTGGGACGCCTCGGGGATCACGATGGAGGCCAAGGGCTCGGGGGATTCGTGGACCCTCGCCGGGTCGAAGATGTTCGTGATCGACGGCCACACCGCGAACACGATCATCGTGGTGGCCCGCCAGGCCGGGACGACCGGAGCGGACGGGATCGGGTTCTTCGTGGTCGACGCCGACGCCAAGGGGCTCACCCGGACCCCGCTCGCGACGATGGACCAGACCCGGAAGCAGGCCCGCCTCGACTTCGACGGGGTCGCCGCGGCGCCGCTGGGCGAGCCGGGCGCCGGGTGGACGGCGCTGTCGAAGACCCTCGACCAGGCCGCGGTCTGCCTGGCCAACGAGATGGTCGGCGGCGCCCAGCGGGTCCTGGACATGTCGGTCGAGTACGCGAAGGTGCGCGTCCAGTTCGGGCGCCCGATCGGCTCGTTCCAGGCGATCAAGCACAAGTGCGCCGACATGCTGCTCGAAGTCGAGTCGGGCAAGTCCGCCGCCTACTACGCGGCGTGGGCCGCGGCCGAGGACAACGAGGAGCTGCCGGTCGTGGCCAGCCTCGCCAAGGCGTACTGCTCGGACGCGTACTTCCACGCCGCCGCCGAGAACATCCAGATCCACGGGGGCATCGGGTTCACCTGGGAGCACCCCGCGCACCTCTACTTCAAGCGGGCCAAGAGCTCCGAGATCCTCCTCGGCGACGCCACCTACCACCGGGAGCTGCTGGCGCAGCGCATCGGGATCTGA